A genomic region of Pseudocalidococcus azoricus BACA0444 contains the following coding sequences:
- the bioD gene encoding dethiobiotin synthase: MTSSPVVLITGTDTEVGKTWVTSALFAYCQAHAPKLKVALFKPLQSGAVGDQEHYHRLFDLEQSPLEVNPVSFQAPLAPPLAAARENREIDLAPVWQTLQHLQADYDLVLMEGIGGLGSPITWEWTVADLAQAWRIPIVLVVPVKLGAMGQAVANLALAREKKLMIRGLIRNCLTPCTEVEIEQWANQTLLETLTHTPVIGTIPYLEKAEIPNLAKAAASLQLEALLPGILGTGLEVH, from the coding sequence ATGACTTCAAGCCCCGTTGTTTTAATTACTGGTACCGATACAGAAGTGGGTAAAACCTGGGTAACTTCAGCCCTGTTTGCCTATTGCCAGGCCCATGCCCCCAAACTTAAAGTCGCACTGTTCAAACCCTTACAATCGGGAGCAGTGGGAGATCAAGAGCATTATCATCGGTTATTCGACCTAGAACAATCGCCCCTAGAGGTTAATCCCGTCTCCTTCCAGGCCCCTTTAGCTCCTCCCTTAGCAGCGGCCCGAGAAAATAGGGAGATTGATCTAGCACCAGTCTGGCAAACCCTACAACATCTCCAAGCCGATTATGATTTGGTTTTGATGGAAGGCATTGGTGGATTGGGTTCGCCAATTACCTGGGAATGGACAGTCGCAGATCTAGCCCAGGCCTGGCGGATCCCCATCGTTTTGGTTGTGCCGGTCAAGTTGGGCGCAATGGGTCAAGCGGTGGCAAATCTCGCCTTGGCCAGAGAGAAGAAACTAATGATCCGCGGCCTAATCCGTAATTGCCTCACTCCTTGCACAGAGGTTGAAATTGAACAGTGGGCTAATCAAACACTTTTGGAAACCCTAACCCATACACCAGTGATCGGCACCATCCCCTATTTAGAAAAAGCTGAAATCCCAAATCTCGCCAAAGCCGCAGCAAGTTTACAATTGGAAGCTCTCTTGCCTGGAATTCTAGGGACAGGTTTGGAGGTTCATTAG